A region from the Ptychodera flava strain L36383 chromosome 12, AS_Pfla_20210202, whole genome shotgun sequence genome encodes:
- the LOC139146278 gene encoding tetratricopeptide repeat protein 22-like, with amino-acid sequence MATNLRKTLPSSPDDCGHFRLSLLLLTKDIDKRSLNARYDSISKQLENEVGYFRHGLSNMLGMLEFQKGETVKACQTFKEILEKDPTNLNALSNLKTVYERMNRKRKAKDYRDKLTEVFGDQGRLLGEERQTALLRCVAEQAYSLAFDCYDEKTGMPPRCEEAISMYETASRESENSAALDGERFKWKMCMLVGRYNKLAKRGLWYKSVGEKIEATNEVITLLQMLKNILGNCTDGFYQFQCWCYIGMLLIKGRHLMDAGSDPENHEKLRELDLVKYYERPTLCFEVADRCYDGGWKELVKFAKLLIKDKQYENALQVIEKSLSKNPANSNWHAYEQRANIHIKMYDEQPQRLAKQGGVPDKTLLRKAEVDLEVCLEIMAYSPTILLEMVRVQTRLCQNQKRPWFDYEVEDMDALEKAFEILAKIENTGDMEEYVYAQYMMLHGDCLMYAKEYSDAAAKYEEAVKYSHRFYSGNFAALLRALFHRLRQHGPINIQGTDDAAAIVNKIMDYNASYDKHYVHKVINDLSRMFHEEFREVDKYASRNSGMNLHRIIDRSSLK; translated from the coding sequence ATGGCGACCAATCTTAGAAAAACTCTTCCATCGTCTCCAGATGACTGTGGACATTTTCGTCTGTCATTGCTGCTACTCACTAAAGATATTGACAAACGATCCCTTAATGCTCGTTATGACAGCATCAGCAAACAACTTGAGAATGAAGTTGGATATTTCCGTCATGGCTTGTCGAACATGCTAGGCATGCTAGAATTTCAAAAGGGAGAAACGGTCAAGGCATGCCAAACGTTCAAAGAAATCTTAGAGAAAGACCCTACGAACTTGAATGCTCTGTCTAATTTGAAAACGGTTTATGAACGCATGAACAGAAAGCGAAAAGCCAAGGATTACAGGGATAAACTTACTGAAGTATTTGGGGATCAAGGAAGATTATTGGGAGAGGAGAGACAAACTGCACTTCTTAGATGTGTTGCAGAACAAGCATATTCCCTAGCTTTTGACTGTTACGATGAGAAAACAGGAATGCCACCAAGATGTGAGGAAGCAATTTCTATGTATGAAACTGCTTCAAGAGAGTCTGAAAATTCGGCAGCACTAGACGGTGAAAGGTTTAAATGGAAGATGTGTATGTTGGTTGGTCGATACAATAAGCTGGCAAAACGGGGGCTATGGTACAAAAGTGTAGGCGAAAAAATAGAAGCCACCAACGAAGTGATCACTCTACTACAGATGCTGAAAAATATCCTAGGTAACTGTACTGATGGGTTTTATCAATTTCAATGCTGGTGTTACATTGGTATGTTGTTGATTAAAGGGAGACATTTGATGGATGCGGGATCAGATcctgaaaatcatgaaaaactACGGGAACTGGATCTTGTCAAGTATTATGAGCGACCAACTCTTTGCTTTGAAGTTGCTGATAGATGTTATGATGGCGGTTGGAAGGAACTGGTCAAGTTTGCCAAATTACTGATCAAAGATAAGCAATATGAGAATGCATTACAGGTGATTGAGAAATCACTTTCAAAGAACCCTGCTAACTCTAACTGGCACGCTTATGAACAGAGGGCAAACATCCACATTAAAATGTATGATGAACAGCCACAACGCTTAGCGAAGCAAGGTGGAGTACCTGACAAGACATTGCTGAGGAAAGCAGAAGTAGATTTGGAAGTATGTTTAGAGATAATGGCTTACAGCCCAACAATTTTATTAGAGATGGTCAGAGTACAAACCCGTTTGTGTCAAAATCAAAAGCGACCATGGTTTGATTATGAAGTGGAAGATATGGATGCCTTAGAGAAGGCATtcgaaattttggcaaaaattgagAATACTGGAGACATGGAAGAATATGTTTATGCACAGTATATGATGCTACATGGTGACTGTTTAATGTACGCCAAGGAATATTCCGATGCAGCTGCCAAGTATGAAGAAGCTGTAAAGTATTCGCACAGATTCTACTCCGGCAATTTTGCAGCTTTGCTACGTGCCCTGTTTCATCGCCTTCGGCAGCATGGACCAATCAATATTCAAGGTACAGATGACGCGGCAGCCATCGTGAACAAAATTATGGATTACAACGCCTCGTACGATAAACATTATGTACACAAAGTAATCAACGATTTATCGCGAATGTTTCACGAAGAATTCCGCGAAGTGGACAAGTATGCATCAAGAAACTCTGGTATGAACCTTCACCGAATTATCGACAGGTCGAGTCTTAAATAG